The Butyricimonas faecalis genomic sequence ATGACCTTTCGTGAAGATATTCACGGCCATATCATTGCGGTCCTTTGCGCCAAGCCTTACAAAAGAGGCGAGTACGCAAATGGAAAAAACAGTGATTACATTCAACGACCTTCCCGAGGTCGTAGCCCAGCTTCGGGACGAAGTGATGAGCTTGAGAAGCCTGCTTACCGAGCAGCGCAGTGTGAACAATGCAAAGGCGGTGGACACCCATGTCCCCATGTCCGTGGATGAAGCGGCGGAATATCTCGGTATTCCCAAGGGAACGCTC encodes the following:
- a CDS encoding helix-turn-helix domain-containing protein, which encodes MEKTVITFNDLPEVVAQLRDEVMSLRSLLTEQRSVNNAKAVDTHVPMSVDEAAEYLGIPKGTLYMKLSDGSIPATKPGKRYCLYRDELDRWLESSRKNPVPLSDEELSESMSSSHRRKPGQRNW